Proteins encoded within one genomic window of Ascaphus truei isolate aAscTru1 chromosome 8, aAscTru1.hap1, whole genome shotgun sequence:
- the KLHL26 gene encoding kelch-like protein 26 isoform X2 has product MAESGGGEFASVRQSRAMFTGGMREASQDIIELKGLSSKGLGHIIDFAYSAEVTLDLDCIHDVLGAAVFLQMVPVVELCEEFLKSAMSVETCLNIGQMATTFNLASLKESVDLFTFKHFLKISEEDDFLHLPLERLVFFLQSSRLKNCSEINLFHAAIRWLQFDHSRRAIASQVLCHIRFPLMESSELVDSVQTVDIMVEDVLCRQFLLEAFNYQILPFRQHEMQSPRTIIRSDVSSLITFGGTPYTDNDRTVSSKVYYLPDISARQFKELHAIEVGCSHACVAVLDNFVYIVGGQHLQYRSGEGAVDVCFRYDPHLNKWLRIQAMQESRIQFQLNVLYGMLYATGGRNRSGSLASVERYCPHKNEWTHVCSLKRRTWGHAGATFGGKLYISGGYGVSVEDKKALHCYDSSLDQWEFKTSMNEPRVLHAMVGANNRMYALGGRMDHVDRCFDVLAVEYYVPETDVWTTVSPMRAGQSEAGCCLLDKKIYIVGGYNWHLNNVTSLVQVYNVESDEWERDLHFPESFAGIACAPVILPQVATPR; this is encoded by the coding sequence GGCAATGTTTACAGGCGGGATGAGGGAAGCCAGTCAAGATATTATTGAATTAAAGGGTTTATCTTCAAAAGGACTTGGACACATTATTGACTTTGCTTATAGTGCGGAAGTCACTCTTGACCTGGACTGCATTCATGATGTCTTGGGAGCTGCAGTTTTTCTTCAAATGGTACCCGTTGTGGAGCTCTGTGAGGAGTTCCTAAAATCTGCCATGAGTGTTGAAACCTGTTTGAATATTGGACAAATGGCTACAACCTTTAACCTGGCATCTTTGAAGGAGTCGGTGGATTTATTCACATTCAAACACTTCCTTAAAATTTCTGAAGAAGACGACTTCCTTCATTTACCTTTGGAGAGACTTGTTTTCTTCCTTCAAAGCAGCAGGCTGAAAAACTGTAGTGAAATAAATTTATTTCATGCAGCAATTCGTTGGCTACAATTTGATCATTCACGTCGGGCCATTGCTAGTCAAGTTCTTTGCCATATTCGCTTTCCACTGATGGAGTCATCGGAATTGGTGGACAGTGTTCAGACTGTAGATATAATGGTAGAGGATGTTTTATGCCGACAGTTTCTTCTCGAGGCTTTTAATTACCAAATTCTGCCATTCCGGCAGCACGAAATGCAATCTCCTAGGACTATAATTAGGTCTGATGTCTCCTCTCTTATAACATTTGGTGGTACACCTTACACAGATAACGACAGAACCGTAAGCAGCAAAGTATATTACTTACCAGACATAAGTGCTCGTCAGTTCAAGGAACTCCATGCAATTGAGGTTGGCTGCAGCCACGCTTGTGTCGCAGTGCTGGATAATTTTGTTTACATAGTAGGAGGGCAGCATTTGCAGTACAGAAGTGGTGAAGGAGCTGTAGATGTCTGTTTCCGCTATGATCCCCATTTAAATAAGTGGCTTCGTATCCAAGCCATGCAAGAGAGCAGAATTCAGTTCCAGCTGAATGTCTTGTATGGCATGTTGTATGCTACCGGAGGACGAAATAGATCAGGCAGTTTAGCATCTGTGGAAAGATATTGTCCCCACAAAAATGAATGGACCCATGTTTGTTCTCTTAAGCGCAGGACATGGGGGCATGctggtgctacatttggaggtaaACTCTATATATCTGGTGGTTACGGAGTATCTGTCGAAGATAAAAAAGCCCTACATTGTTATGATTCTTCTCTAGACCAGTGGGAGTTCAAAACTTCAATGAATGAACCAAGAGTCCTCCATGCAATGGTTGGGGCAAATAACAGAATGTATGCACTCGGTGGGCGGATGGACCATGTCGACCGTTGTTTTGATGTGTTGGCTGTTGAGTATTATGTACCAGAGACTGACGTATGGACAACAGTGAGCCCAATGAGAGCTGGGCAGTCTGAAGCAGGCTGCTGTCTACTAGATAAGAAGATTTATATTGTAGGTGGCTACAACTGGCATTTAAACAATGTGACTAGTCTTGTCCAAGTGTACAATGTCGAAAGTGATGAGTGGGAAAGAGACTTGCACTTTCCCGAGTCATTTGCTGGAATAGCATGTGCGCCTGTTATTCTGCCACAGGTTGCAACTCCGAGGTAA
- the KLHL26 gene encoding kelch-like protein 26 isoform X1: MAESGGGEFASVRQSSMAAKNSILKCSFSAPGHSTILLQGLTALRAQGQLLDVVLTINSEVFQVHKVVLAACSDYFRAMFTGGMREASQDIIELKGLSSKGLGHIIDFAYSAEVTLDLDCIHDVLGAAVFLQMVPVVELCEEFLKSAMSVETCLNIGQMATTFNLASLKESVDLFTFKHFLKISEEDDFLHLPLERLVFFLQSSRLKNCSEINLFHAAIRWLQFDHSRRAIASQVLCHIRFPLMESSELVDSVQTVDIMVEDVLCRQFLLEAFNYQILPFRQHEMQSPRTIIRSDVSSLITFGGTPYTDNDRTVSSKVYYLPDISARQFKELHAIEVGCSHACVAVLDNFVYIVGGQHLQYRSGEGAVDVCFRYDPHLNKWLRIQAMQESRIQFQLNVLYGMLYATGGRNRSGSLASVERYCPHKNEWTHVCSLKRRTWGHAGATFGGKLYISGGYGVSVEDKKALHCYDSSLDQWEFKTSMNEPRVLHAMVGANNRMYALGGRMDHVDRCFDVLAVEYYVPETDVWTTVSPMRAGQSEAGCCLLDKKIYIVGGYNWHLNNVTSLVQVYNVESDEWERDLHFPESFAGIACAPVILPQVATPR; this comes from the exons CATGGCTGCCAAGAACAGCATCCTGAAGTGTTCCTTTTCGGCTCCTGGCCATAGCACAATCCTCCTGCAGGGACTAACTGCACTGCGGGCTCAGGGGCAGCTCCTTGATGTGGTTCTCACTATAAACAGTGAAGTCTTTCAAGTGCACAAAGTGGTCTTGGCTGCCTGCAGTGACTACTTCAG GGCAATGTTTACAGGCGGGATGAGGGAAGCCAGTCAAGATATTATTGAATTAAAGGGTTTATCTTCAAAAGGACTTGGACACATTATTGACTTTGCTTATAGTGCGGAAGTCACTCTTGACCTGGACTGCATTCATGATGTCTTGGGAGCTGCAGTTTTTCTTCAAATGGTACCCGTTGTGGAGCTCTGTGAGGAGTTCCTAAAATCTGCCATGAGTGTTGAAACCTGTTTGAATATTGGACAAATGGCTACAACCTTTAACCTGGCATCTTTGAAGGAGTCGGTGGATTTATTCACATTCAAACACTTCCTTAAAATTTCTGAAGAAGACGACTTCCTTCATTTACCTTTGGAGAGACTTGTTTTCTTCCTTCAAAGCAGCAGGCTGAAAAACTGTAGTGAAATAAATTTATTTCATGCAGCAATTCGTTGGCTACAATTTGATCATTCACGTCGGGCCATTGCTAGTCAAGTTCTTTGCCATATTCGCTTTCCACTGATGGAGTCATCGGAATTGGTGGACAGTGTTCAGACTGTAGATATAATGGTAGAGGATGTTTTATGCCGACAGTTTCTTCTCGAGGCTTTTAATTACCAAATTCTGCCATTCCGGCAGCACGAAATGCAATCTCCTAGGACTATAATTAGGTCTGATGTCTCCTCTCTTATAACATTTGGTGGTACACCTTACACAGATAACGACAGAACCGTAAGCAGCAAAGTATATTACTTACCAGACATAAGTGCTCGTCAGTTCAAGGAACTCCATGCAATTGAGGTTGGCTGCAGCCACGCTTGTGTCGCAGTGCTGGATAATTTTGTTTACATAGTAGGAGGGCAGCATTTGCAGTACAGAAGTGGTGAAGGAGCTGTAGATGTCTGTTTCCGCTATGATCCCCATTTAAATAAGTGGCTTCGTATCCAAGCCATGCAAGAGAGCAGAATTCAGTTCCAGCTGAATGTCTTGTATGGCATGTTGTATGCTACCGGAGGACGAAATAGATCAGGCAGTTTAGCATCTGTGGAAAGATATTGTCCCCACAAAAATGAATGGACCCATGTTTGTTCTCTTAAGCGCAGGACATGGGGGCATGctggtgctacatttggaggtaaACTCTATATATCTGGTGGTTACGGAGTATCTGTCGAAGATAAAAAAGCCCTACATTGTTATGATTCTTCTCTAGACCAGTGGGAGTTCAAAACTTCAATGAATGAACCAAGAGTCCTCCATGCAATGGTTGGGGCAAATAACAGAATGTATGCACTCGGTGGGCGGATGGACCATGTCGACCGTTGTTTTGATGTGTTGGCTGTTGAGTATTATGTACCAGAGACTGACGTATGGACAACAGTGAGCCCAATGAGAGCTGGGCAGTCTGAAGCAGGCTGCTGTCTACTAGATAAGAAGATTTATATTGTAGGTGGCTACAACTGGCATTTAAACAATGTGACTAGTCTTGTCCAAGTGTACAATGTCGAAAGTGATGAGTGGGAAAGAGACTTGCACTTTCCCGAGTCATTTGCTGGAATAGCATGTGCGCCTGTTATTCTGCCACAGGTTGCAACTCCGAGGTAA